The Atribacter laminatus genome contains the following window.
GTTCGGGATACGCCTACCGAAAGGCCGGGGTTATCCTTCCTGAACTTTGTAATGAAAAATTGATCCAAGGAAACCTTTTTGTTTCTTTCTTAGAACGAAAAGAGCAGCGGTTGCTACAGGCGATCGACAAAATCAACGACCGATGGGGGCGGGAGGTGGTCCATTTTGGAGCAGTAGGACTAGTACAACCCTGGGCAATGCGCCGGGAAAGGCTTTCTCCCTGCTTTACCACCAACTGGGGAGAGCTTCCGGTGGCTTATGTGTCGTGAGAAACTCCGACTCACTGCCAGCTTTGACAGGCGTTTTTCATTTTTGTACAGGTGTGGGTGAAATCAAAGAATCCGACGAAGTGATTTTGAGAGTCGACTACCGGAAGAAATTGTTTTCCCGATAGAAACATCTTTTTCAAAGCTTGTTCAAAACTCATCGAAATCAGAAGGACTTCTCCAGCTGGTTGAAGTTGATGAAGATCAACCGAAGTTACCGAAGTATATCCTAAAATATTTTTTTCTCCCTCAAGCACCGGAATCAAGTTCCATCCTAGGTCTTGGGCGTTTTGGATAGCAGTTTTGATCTCTTGTGACGTCGATTCTTTGGTTAGAAAAGGAACCTCTTTGATCAAAGCTTCTTCTATTGAAAGCAACCGCAGACTGTTGAAAAATCCATTTGAACCCATAAATTCTTCTACAAAGGGATTAGCCGGAAAAAAGAGAAGTTGATTGGGGGTGCCCACCTGGACGATATTTCCAGATTGCATGATGGCAATTTGATCGGAGAGCTTTACGGCTTCCCTTAGGTCATGAGTGACGAAAACAATGGTTTTTTTCACTCTTTTTTGCAACTGTAAAAGTTCATTTTGCAATTGTTCACGAGTGATTTCATCTATGGCACCGAAGGGTTCATCCATCAGAATTAGAGGAGGGTTGGCTGCCAATGCTCGGGCAACTCCGATCCGTTGTTGCTGACCACCACTTAATTCCCGAGGATATCTTTTTAGATAACTTTCATCCAGACCAACCAAGAAGATGAGCTCTTCAGCTCGATGAGCCCAAGTTTCTTTGTGAGCCCCACAAATTTTTAAAACAAAACCAATATTTTCTTCAATGGTGAGGTGAGGAAAGAGCCCGATTTGCTGGATAACATAACCAATGTTCCGCCGGAGCTCGATGGGGTTTAAAATAGCGATATTTTGACCTTGAAGAAAAATTTCCCCGGCAGTTGGCTCAATGAGACGATTGATCATTTTAAGTATACTAGTTTTTCCGCAGCCGGAAGGTCCAATCAAGGAAAAGATTTTTCCTGCTGGAATTTCTAAATTGATCCCTGCGACTGCGGTTTTATTATTTGGATATTGTTTGGTGATGTTTTTGAGTTGTATCATGATTTATTTTTTTGTCAACATATTTTATTCCAACAATCCCTGGTTGGCTAAAAACTCCCTGGCTACTAATTGGGGATCTTTCTTTTCTTCATCAACCTGGTAGTTCATATCAATCATCAGGTTTTCATCGATCAAACCTGCTAATTTCCTTAGAGATTCTCCGACTTCTGGATGAAGTTCAAGAACAGCTTTTCTCACTACCGGTGCTGCTAAGTAAGAGGGGAAAAAGTTTTTGTCGTCCTGAAGAATAACCATATCGTACCGTTTCAGTAACCCATCAGTAGAAAAAGCGTTGATAACATCAACTTCACCGGAAAGGATTGCCGGGTATTTGAGGGCAATAGCCATTTGTCTGGTGTTTTTAAAGTTGAACCCATAGGTTTCGACTAAATTATCAAATCCGTCTTTTCTTTCAAAAAAGTCTGGCTCAGCTCCAAAATTTAATTGGTTGGAAACTTTTGCCAGGTCGGAATAGGTTTTGATATTGAGCTTATCGGCTAAATCAGCTTTTATTGCCAAGGTGAAGGTATCGTTGAACCCAAAAGGTGGAAGCCAGATTAACGGAAACTGTTCTTCGTACTCAGCTTTTACCAGATTAAAAAGTTCCTGAGGATCGGGAACTATATTTTCCTTTTTAAGAACATCTTGCCAGGAAGTTCCGGTATATTCGGGATAAATATCAATATCTCCTTGAAGAATTGCCGGATGGAGGATTGAGGTTGTTCCTCCCTCGATATTTTTATATTCTATGTCTAAATCGGTGTCGTGCTGTAAAAGAAGAACCATGATTTCGGTAAGAATATATGATTCGGTAAAGGGTTTACTGGCTAAAACTACGATATCAGAGGCATTTCCCTCAGCATTTAAAACCAGACCTCCCAGTATTAACAAAAGCAGAGTGAAAGTGATCATTTTTAAAAATTTTATTTTCATCGAACCAACCTCCTTATACTTTGATTTTTTGTAACAGTTTCTTTTCAATAAAACCTAAGATTCCATCGGCACCTACTGCCAAAACTGCGACCAAAATACTCCCAGCAACGGTTAATTGAGTATTATAGGTTGTGATTCCTCGAAAAATGAGGACTCCCAATCCCCCGGCACCGATAAATGCGGCGATGGTGGCAACCGATATAGTCATTACCACGACGGTTCGAAGGCCGGCGATGATGACCGGAAGCGCCAATGGAAGCTCAATATTCAATAAAAGTTGTCTGGGCGTACTTCCCATGCCACGAGCTGCTTCGATAACTGACCGATCAACACCGGTTATACCAACATAGGTATTCCTTACTAAAGGAAGTAAACCATAGATGAAAAGGGCAAAAAGAGTTGGTCGGCTTCCGATTCCCAATATGGGAATCATAAACCCAAATAAGGCCAAAACCGGAATAGTATAGAGAATACCGGTGATATATATAATTGGTGTTGCCATTTTGGGATGTCGGCTGATTAAAATACCAAGCGGTATGCCAACTAAGGCAATAAATAGCACCGCTGTCAAAGAAATACCGATGTGTTGGAGGAGCGTTTCATAGATAAGTGTTTTTCTTTCTGCCATTAATCGAAAAACGCTTAAAATAAAGTCCATGTCGGATTTCTCCCCAAAATAAATAAAAAAGATGGTTGTAAAAAAGTAAAATTATCTTTTTATAGAATAAACAACTTCATTTTGAATTTATTTCTTTCTATCGGTAATAATATTCTTTTTTCTTGCAAACCCATTTGCGGGTTTGTTGAATTAAGCCTTTACAAAAAATATTTAAAAGAATTGAGAAGCGCAATTTTTTTGTATCCAAAAGAGTATTTGGAGAAGGATACGTTATAATATGAACCAATCATTCAAACCGAAATTTGAGAATTAACGATAAAGATTACTTTAGCTAATAAAGGAGAGCTGTATATGGAGCAACGAATAATAGAGAATATCCCTTTTAAAGTGGATCGAGGTAACCTATTCGAAACCTATCATGTTGAAGAGGGAAGTGACGATTCAAAACGAATTGACCAGTTAATCACCGAAGCCGAAAAGATTGCTAAGCCGAAAGCAATATATAAACTTTCAACCATTGATGAAAAAACTGAAAACACCGTAATTATAGACCAAACGAAGTTTACCAGCCGAGTGCTTCGGGTAAATTTGGATGAAGTTCATCGAACGTTTCCTTTTATTGTAACCTGTGGCATTGAGCTTGAAGAATGGTCATTGAAAATAATCGACATGATGGAGCAGTTTTGGGTGGACTCCATTAAAGAGCAAGCTGCCTTGCAAGCGTATCAAACAGTTCAGATCGAACTCGAAGATCGCTATCGATTGGGGATGACCTCGACTATGAATCCAGGATCTTTAGAGGATTGGCCGATGAAGGAGCAAGTACCACTATTTTCGCTATTTGGAGATCCTAAAAAACTTATCGGAGTTACATTAACCGATAGTTTTTTAATGGTTCCAATAAAATCGGTTTCCGGGATTATTTTCCCAACCAATAGCAAATTTGAAAGTTGTCAACTTTGTCCCAGAAAAAATTGTCCGGGAAGGAGAGCTCCTTATGATCCCGAGCTTGGTGAATCAAAATACCATTTTAACCACGGTTAAATGAAGCTTGAAATTCAAAAATAAAATCGACGGTGGAGTGAATTCCACGGAAAAAGTCATTTATAGAAAAATGCTCATTGGGTGAATGAACTCCATCGTCAGGGCTTCCCCAACCATTCATACAGATCGAATCGGGAACGAGATATCTTTTAAATAGATTGGCTACTCCTACCGAACCACCGCCTCGGATGAGAACCGGAGAACGACCAAAATGGTTCTTGATAGCTTGGTTAAAAGCAGTAAAGATCGGCTTGTGAGGATCAGTTATAATCGGTTCGATTCCAGGAAGAACCTCAACATGATAATCGATATCGGGAGGAACTATAGATTTGAGATGTTCTAAAAGAAGAGTAGCTGTCTTCGAAGGGGTTTGATTAGGAACCAGACGGAAACTAAATTTTGCGCTACAACGAGCAGGAATAATGGTTTTTGAGCCAGATCCGGTATACCCTCCCCAAATTCCACAGATGTCAAAAGTAGGTCGAACGGTCATACTTTCCAAAGGAGTATAGTTCATTTCCTGTTGAAAAGCACGAATACCCAGCTCTTTTTTTATGCTTTCTTCCTGAAAAGGAAGTTGGGCCATTTGGTCTCGTTCCCAAGGTTCTGGTTCTTGGACATCTTGGTAAAAGCCTGGAATGGTGATTTGCCCCTGATCATTTTTGAGCTGGCTGAGAATTTTAATCAGGGAGAAGGCAGGGTTAGGAACCCCACCGCCAAACTGCCCAGAATGCACGTCAAAGACAGGTCCAGTGCAAGTGATTTCAAAGTAAGCTAAACCCCTTAAACCATAGACCAAAGCTGGAACTCCTCGAGCAAATTGACCGGCATCCATAATAAGAATCGAGTCAGCTTGAAAGAGTTCTCTCTGAGAAGATAGCAACTCCTCAAAATGAGCGCTCCCAATTTCTTCTTCTCCCTCAATAACAATTTTATAATTACCAGGAAGTGAGCCGGTTTTTGAGTAAATGATTTCCATGGCTTTTAAGAAGGAAAAAAACTGTCCCTTGTCATCATCAGCACCCCGAGCATAGATCATATCTCCTTTAGTAGTGGGATCGAATGGAGGGGTATGCCATTGTTCTAAGGGATCGACTGGCTGAACATCATAATGGCCATAAATAAGCAGCACAGGTTGATTTGGATAGGGGCAATGTTCAGCAAAAACTACCGGTGCTCCCGAGGTGTGAAGGATTCGAGACTGTAACCCGATATTCTGACAATATTGAACCAACCATTGTGCGGCATGATGGAGATCATCTTTATGGTCGGGATTGGCGCTGATAGTTGGCATGCGGAGAAGCTCAAAAAAATGATCGAGAACAGACTGACGATTTTCTTCAATAGTTTGATGGATTGCTGATAAGTTCATTTTTTATCCCCTTTCGGTTGGTGTATATGCTATTAATGCTTTTATTGTAGCAGATATTAAATGTGAAAAGACACGGACTTGTATCTTAAGAAGACTGAGGGGGCAAGGAGCATCCTATACGACGTGGCAATCTCATTGAGCCATTCTTTCATCCTGAGGAGGGTGGCGTTTTTTACCGAACATGGTGAGCATCTCATTTATTCCATTTCCACAATTCCACACATAATAAAAGATGATTCAAGAGATTGCCACGACCTCAAAAAATGAGGCCTCGCAATGACGACTCAAAGTTCCTTCTCCCTTGATGGGAGAAGGTGAGGATGAGGGTAAAAACCAAGATTCGACATGCCATGGCATGTCGCTACGTTAATCGAACGCAATTTATTGCGCTCCTCCAATTTTTAATTCTTTGGTAGGAGCTTGATTGATCATACCCGTGTATTTTCAGGATAGAAACTTAAAGGTTGAAAGGGCAATAGCTATTGAATTATAATAACCATCTATGTCTTTTTTAAAAGCTTTTCTTTTTTCTGAGGAGGACTACAAAACAATGAATAAAAAAAATAAAAATAATGTCAAGATACCTCGTCTACCAATGGAAAGTTTCTTTCGAAACCCGGAGAAAACGGCTTTTAAGCTCTCTCCAAATGGGAAATATCTATCTTACCTTCAACCTTGGGAAAATAGATTAAATATTTATGTAGAACGAATCGACGATGGCTCGGTTGTCCAAATAACTCAGGTTACCGAACGTGACATTGCCGGGTATTTTTGGGCGAATAATTCACGGATTACTTATTTAAAAGATACCGGTGGCGATGAAGATTTTAAATTATTTGCAGTGAATATTGATGGAACCGATTTGAAAGAATTAACGCCATTTCCTGGGGTTCGTACTGAATTAATTGATGATTTAAAAGATAACGAGAAAGAAATTCTTGTTGGTCTTAACAAAAGGAATCCTCAATTTTTTGATGCCTATCGAGTCAATGTTTATACTGGAGAAATGAATCTCATTGCCGAGAATCCAGGAAATATATCCGGTTGGATGACCGATCATGAAGGTCAACTTCGAGTCGCAGTGACAACCGATGGGGTGAATACCAGCCTTCTCTATCGGGATCAGGAAAATCAACCATTTCGGGCCTTAATTACCACTAATTTCCGCGATACCATTGCCCCGCTTCAATTCACCTATGATAATCAACGATTGTATGTTTCATCTAATTTGAGTCGAGATAAGCAAGCCATTTATGAGTATGACCCTCAGCTGAGGAAAGAAGTAAGACTGATATATGAAAATTCAGAAGTGGATGTTTCGGTTCTTTTAACATCGGATAAAAATAAAAGAATAACCGGTGTAGCTTATGTAACCAATAAACTGCATTATCACTTTTTCGATCGAGAACGGGAAGAAATCCAGCAATTTCTTGAGAAAAAACTGCCTGGATATGAAGTCTCAATAGCCAGCATGAATCGGGAAGAAGATAAGATCCTGGTTAGAACTTATAGCGATAAATCACGAGGTGCTTACTATTACTATGATCTCCATAATGGAGAATTCAAAAAAATAGTTGAAGTGAGTCCCTGGCTAAAGGAAGAATATTTAGCTGATATGAAGCCAATAACCTTCACCGCCAGAGATGGTATGGTTATTCATGGATATCTGACTCTCCCTCGAACTGATGATTCCAAAGACTTACCAGTTGTCGTAAATCCCCATGGAGGTCCTTGGGCAAGAGATGTCTGGGGTTTTAATCCGGAAGTCCAGTTTTTAGCCAATCGCGGCTATGCGGTTTTCCAAGTTAATTTTCGTGGATCAACTGGATATGGGAGGAAATTTTGGGAAGCCGGTTTTAAACAATGGGGTAGAAAAATGCAGGATGACATTACTGATGGAGTGAATTGGTTGATTCAAAAAGGAATTGCTAATGCTAAGCGGGTTGCCATTTATGGAGGTTCTTATGGTGGATATGCCGTATTGGCTGGTTTAACCTTTACTCCCGATTTGTATGCAGCTGGAATTGATTATGTCGGAGTTTCTAATATTTTTACTCTTTTGGAGACCATTCCTCCCTATTGGGAACAGGGACGTCAAATGCTTTACGAAATGATTGGCGATCCGAAAAAAGATCGTGATTTACTCCAATCAGTATCACCAGTGTTCCATGCTGATAAAATTCGGGTTCCTTTGCTAGTTGCTCAGGGAGCGAACGATCCTCGAGTTAAAAAAGCTGAATCGGATCAAATTGTTGAAGCCCTTCGGCAAAGAGAAGTTGACGTAAAATATATTGTTAAAGAAAATGAAGGTCATGGTTTTCGCAATGAAGAAAACCGGTTTGATTTTTACCGAGAGATGGAACAATTTTTAGCCAAACACTTGGATGGAATGATATGTTAGTAAAATGGTTATATTACTTAAAATGTAAAAAGGAGTGTGTTGAAGATGAAAACAATAATCAAGCTCCTTTGGTTGGCTTTAGTTTTTATCGTTCCGTTAGGAAGTTTTTCATCAGCTTGGTCTCAAAATCAAACCCAATTAGAAGATTTTCAGCTCAATGACTTTACACTAAGGACATTGGATGGTCAAGAAATTACTTTAAGTAAATTAACTGGAAAACCAGTCATGGTTACCTTTTTCTTGACAACCTGTTCTCACTGCCAAGCTGAAAGTGCAGCTCTGAATGTGGTTTATAATAAATATCATGAATCAAAGGAATTCCAGCTCATTGCAATTGCACCGCGAATGGATAGCAGAGAGAATTTGGTGAAGTTCATTGATGAATACCAAATCACTTACCCAATTCTTCATGATCAAGAGAATCAGGTGATAAAACTTTATGGGGTGATTGCAGTTCCCCATAATATTTTTATAGATCGAGAGGGAAGGGTGAAAAGAGTCATAACCGGAGGAGTTGATCTGGTGACTTTAGAAGAATCTCTTGAGGAATTATGGTAAAAAAAATGCGGATACCAACAAACCTATTTGCATATTAGCTATAAAACGGGAACTCCTCATCTCCACCCCTCCCATAACAACTTTAGAGATTATCCCGCAAGAAGCAAATGCAAAAAATCAGTTTCTC
Protein-coding sequences here:
- a CDS encoding ABC transporter ATP-binding protein, with amino-acid sequence MIQLKNITKQYPNNKTAVAGINLEIPAGKIFSLIGPSGCGKTSILKMINRLIEPTAGEIFLQGQNIAILNPIELRRNIGYVIQQIGLFPHLTIEENIGFVLKICGAHKETWAHRAEELIFLVGLDESYLKRYPRELSGGQQQRIGVARALAANPPLILMDEPFGAIDEITREQLQNELLQLQKRVKKTIVFVTHDLREAVKLSDQIAIMQSGNIVQVGTPNQLLFFPANPFVEEFMGSNGFFNSLRLLSIEEALIKEVPFLTKESTSQEIKTAIQNAQDLGWNLIPVLEGEKNILGYTSVTSVDLHQLQPAGEVLLISMSFEQALKKMFLSGKQFLPVVDSQNHFVGFFDFTHTCTKMKNACQSWQ
- a CDS encoding S9 family peptidase, with product MNKKNKNNVKIPRLPMESFFRNPEKTAFKLSPNGKYLSYLQPWENRLNIYVERIDDGSVVQITQVTERDIAGYFWANNSRITYLKDTGGDEDFKLFAVNIDGTDLKELTPFPGVRTELIDDLKDNEKEILVGLNKRNPQFFDAYRVNVYTGEMNLIAENPGNISGWMTDHEGQLRVAVTTDGVNTSLLYRDQENQPFRALITTNFRDTIAPLQFTYDNQRLYVSSNLSRDKQAIYEYDPQLRKEVRLIYENSEVDVSVLLTSDKNKRITGVAYVTNKLHYHFFDREREEIQQFLEKKLPGYEVSIASMNREEDKILVRTYSDKSRGAYYYYDLHNGEFKKIVEVSPWLKEEYLADMKPITFTARDGMVIHGYLTLPRTDDSKDLPVVVNPHGGPWARDVWGFNPEVQFLANRGYAVFQVNFRGSTGYGRKFWEAGFKQWGRKMQDDITDGVNWLIQKGIANAKRVAIYGGSYGGYAVLAGLTFTPDLYAAGIDYVGVSNIFTLLETIPPYWEQGRQMLYEMIGDPKKDRDLLQSVSPVFHADKIRVPLLVAQGANDPRVKKAESDQIVEALRQREVDVKYIVKENEGHGFRNEENRFDFYREMEQFLAKHLDGMIC
- a CDS encoding dipeptidase, encoding MNLSAIHQTIEENRQSVLDHFFELLRMPTISANPDHKDDLHHAAQWLVQYCQNIGLQSRILHTSGAPVVFAEHCPYPNQPVLLIYGHYDVQPVDPLEQWHTPPFDPTTKGDMIYARGADDDKGQFFSFLKAMEIIYSKTGSLPGNYKIVIEGEEEIGSAHFEELLSSQRELFQADSILIMDAGQFARGVPALVYGLRGLAYFEITCTGPVFDVHSGQFGGGVPNPAFSLIKILSQLKNDQGQITIPGFYQDVQEPEPWERDQMAQLPFQEESIKKELGIRAFQQEMNYTPLESMTVRPTFDICGIWGGYTGSGSKTIIPARCSAKFSFRLVPNQTPSKTATLLLEHLKSIVPPDIDYHVEVLPGIEPIITDPHKPIFTAFNQAIKNHFGRSPVLIRGGGSVGVANLFKRYLVPDSICMNGWGSPDDGVHSPNEHFSINDFFRGIHSTVDFIFEFQASFNRG
- a CDS encoding ABC transporter permease yields the protein MDFILSVFRLMAERKTLIYETLLQHIGISLTAVLFIALVGIPLGILISRHPKMATPIIYITGILYTIPVLALFGFMIPILGIGSRPTLFALFIYGLLPLVRNTYVGITGVDRSVIEAARGMGSTPRQLLLNIELPLALPVIIAGLRTVVVMTISVATIAAFIGAGGLGVLIFRGITTYNTQLTVAGSILVAVLAVGADGILGFIEKKLLQKIKV
- a CDS encoding vitamin B12 dependent-methionine synthase activation domain-containing protein gives rise to the protein MEQRIIENIPFKVDRGNLFETYHVEEGSDDSKRIDQLITEAEKIAKPKAIYKLSTIDEKTENTVIIDQTKFTSRVLRVNLDEVHRTFPFIVTCGIELEEWSLKIIDMMEQFWVDSIKEQAALQAYQTVQIELEDRYRLGMTSTMNPGSLEDWPMKEQVPLFSLFGDPKKLIGVTLTDSFLMVPIKSVSGIIFPTNSKFESCQLCPRKNCPGRRAPYDPELGESKYHFNHG
- a CDS encoding peroxiredoxin family protein — its product is MKTIIKLLWLALVFIVPLGSFSSAWSQNQTQLEDFQLNDFTLRTLDGQEITLSKLTGKPVMVTFFLTTCSHCQAESAALNVVYNKYHESKEFQLIAIAPRMDSRENLVKFIDEYQITYPILHDQENQVIKLYGVIAVPHNIFIDREGRVKRVITGGVDLVTLEESLEELW
- a CDS encoding glycine betaine ABC transporter substrate-binding protein, whose translation is MKIKFLKMITFTLLLLILGGLVLNAEGNASDIVVLASKPFTESYILTEIMVLLLQHDTDLDIEYKNIEGGTTSILHPAILQGDIDIYPEYTGTSWQDVLKKENIVPDPQELFNLVKAEYEEQFPLIWLPPFGFNDTFTLAIKADLADKLNIKTYSDLAKVSNQLNFGAEPDFFERKDGFDNLVETYGFNFKNTRQMAIALKYPAILSGEVDVINAFSTDGLLKRYDMVILQDDKNFFPSYLAAPVVRKAVLELHPEVGESLRKLAGLIDENLMIDMNYQVDEEKKDPQLVAREFLANQGLLE